One window of Schistocerca gregaria isolate iqSchGreg1 unplaced genomic scaffold, iqSchGreg1.2 ptg000182l, whole genome shotgun sequence genomic DNA carries:
- the LOC126304686 gene encoding isocitrate dehydrogenase [NAD] regulatory subunit A, mitochondrial-like isoform X1 has product MHAGCKVFLNLRKNARGNKRLHQKQYSTKEIRRITLIPGDGIGPEISEAVCKIFEAAEIPIKWDVHNVTAEGLTKEMADSLYQNKVGLKGPLATPIGKGHRSLNLMIRKTFNLYANIRPVATIPGVAAPFSNVDMVVVRENTEGEYSGIEHFVTEGVAQSLKVITQNASRRISDFAFKYAEANGRKHVTAVHKANIMKKSDGLFLATCREVSYRYPQIKYDEVNLANVCMGLAMGSNQYDVMVLPNLYGDVVSDLCAGLIGGLGVTPSGNIGNELAVFESVHGTAPDIAGQNKANPTALLLSAVMMLRHIKWPYHAERVEQAIYAILRQKGKATGDLGGKATLSEFTQSIINHLRSN; this is encoded by the exons ATGCACGCGGGTTGCAAAGTTTTTTTGAATTTACGTAAAAATGCCAGAG GTAATAAAAGACTACATCAAAAGCAATACTCAACTAAG GAGATCCGTAGAATTACTTTGATTCCTGGTGATGGGATTGGTCCGGAAATTAGCGAGGCAGTTTGCAAAATTTTTGAAGCAGCCGAAATTCCAATAAAATGGGATGTGCATAATGTAACTGCTGAGGGCCTTACTAAAGAGATGGCAGATTCCTTATATCAGAACAAGGTAGGACTCAAAGGACCACTAGCTACGCCTATTGGAAAAGGCCATCGCTCACTTAACTTAATGATTAGAAAGACTTTTAATCTTTACGCTAATATTAGGCCAGTGGCTACAATACCTGGTGTAGCAGCACCTTTTTCTAACGTAGATATGGTAGTCGTCAGAGAAAATACAGAAGGTGAATATAGTGGTATTGAGCATTTTGTTACAGAAGGAGTAGCCCAATCCTTAAAAGTTATTACGCAAAATGCCTCTCGTAGGATTTCAGATTTTGCATTTAAATATGCTGAAGCCAATGGGCGTAAACACGTAACTGCAGTACATAAAGCCAATATTATGAAGAAATCAGACGGCCTATTTTTAGCCACATGTCGAGAAGTCAGTTATCGTTATCCGCAAATTAAATATGATGAAGTAAACTTAGCGAACGTTTGTATGGGCTTGGCAATGGGCTCAAACCAATACGACGTAATGGTTTTACCAAATCTGTATGGAGATGTCGTATCGGATTTGTGCGCAGGGCTTATCGGAGGGCTAGGTGTAACACCTTCTGGGAATATAGGAAATGAATTGGCTGTGTTTGAATCTGTGCACGGAACTGCACCTGATATAGCAGGTCAGAACAAAGCGAATCCAACTGCATTATTGCTGAGTGCTGTCATGATGCTGCGACATATTAAATGGCCATATCATGCAGAAAGAGTAGAACAGGCTATCTATGCAATTCTGAGACAAAAAGGAAAAGCTACTGGTGATCTGGGAGGCAAGGCGACATTGAGTGAATTTACTCAATCTATCATCAATCATCTTAGATCAAACTAA
- the LOC126304686 gene encoding isocitrate dehydrogenase [NAD] regulatory subunit A, mitochondrial-like isoform X2: MPEGSPQTLGNKRLHQKQYSTKEIRRITLIPGDGIGPEISEAVCKIFEAAEIPIKWDVHNVTAEGLTKEMADSLYQNKVGLKGPLATPIGKGHRSLNLMIRKTFNLYANIRPVATIPGVAAPFSNVDMVVVRENTEGEYSGIEHFVTEGVAQSLKVITQNASRRISDFAFKYAEANGRKHVTAVHKANIMKKSDGLFLATCREVSYRYPQIKYDEVNLANVCMGLAMGSNQYDVMVLPNLYGDVVSDLCAGLIGGLGVTPSGNIGNELAVFESVHGTAPDIAGQNKANPTALLLSAVMMLRHIKWPYHAERVEQAIYAILRQKGKATGDLGGKATLSEFTQSIINHLRSN; encoded by the exons ATGCCAGAG GGCTCGCCGCAAACACTAGGTAATAAAAGACTACATCAAAAGCAATACTCAACTAAG GAGATCCGTAGAATTACTTTGATTCCTGGTGATGGGATTGGTCCGGAAATTAGCGAGGCAGTTTGCAAAATTTTTGAAGCAGCCGAAATTCCAATAAAATGGGATGTGCATAATGTAACTGCTGAGGGCCTTACTAAAGAGATGGCAGATTCCTTATATCAGAACAAGGTAGGACTCAAAGGACCACTAGCTACGCCTATTGGAAAAGGCCATCGCTCACTTAACTTAATGATTAGAAAGACTTTTAATCTTTACGCTAATATTAGGCCAGTGGCTACAATACCTGGTGTAGCAGCACCTTTTTCTAACGTAGATATGGTAGTCGTCAGAGAAAATACAGAAGGTGAATATAGTGGTATTGAGCATTTTGTTACAGAAGGAGTAGCCCAATCCTTAAAAGTTATTACGCAAAATGCCTCTCGTAGGATTTCAGATTTTGCATTTAAATATGCTGAAGCCAATGGGCGTAAACACGTAACTGCAGTACATAAAGCCAATATTATGAAGAAATCAGACGGCCTATTTTTAGCCACATGTCGAGAAGTCAGTTATCGTTATCCGCAAATTAAATATGATGAAGTAAACTTAGCGAACGTTTGTATGGGCTTGGCAATGGGCTCAAACCAATACGACGTAATGGTTTTACCAAATCTGTATGGAGATGTCGTATCGGATTTGTGCGCAGGGCTTATCGGAGGGCTAGGTGTAACACCTTCTGGGAATATAGGAAATGAATTGGCTGTGTTTGAATCTGTGCACGGAACTGCACCTGATATAGCAGGTCAGAACAAAGCGAATCCAACTGCATTATTGCTGAGTGCTGTCATGATGCTGCGACATATTAAATGGCCATATCATGCAGAAAGAGTAGAACAGGCTATCTATGCAATTCTGAGACAAAAAGGAAAAGCTACTGGTGATCTGGGAGGCAAGGCGACATTGAGTGAATTTACTCAATCTATCATCAATCATCTTAGATCAAACTAA
- the LOC126304690 gene encoding ribosomal RNA processing protein 1 homolog has protein sequence MSDDQQVSQHKFKLGRIIASPDKETRQKGIATLKSWLKKYTKPTELDYLKVWKALFYCVWVTDNSIVHYELVQKLAKLVHDLPDNSCFFLFVISFYKTINREWQGIDKYRIEKYLWLMRFFFYECLCFLQKQDWNEELIDTYNVILLENVFITKEHDVYLGIKMHLVDVFFEEIKKIFGDEFWTASTSILLTIFYPFFCILSSSNDTALKDHVEQNIFDELLIFFFNLKIKLASAEDKTPDLESIRKSMSDLAKLIYVFNNFLFSLASSKKTSNVCRKQLYQIHQNIKSNMENLNENEEEVDGDGHGPQSTNNDTDENNEISVDSIDTENDRPCKKGTYVSDNIQEQTFASVFLRSKKAPDTVRQSIKSNNFKRRKLIRARCNSLCTKLVSTNIPPPSVCCNQQINQLTSTMVNCGFSDDKTQLEPLTASNTLSYVDMSTKNEQSTGDSLTDLPSSIYSNSILDRPPAKRVKIKKVCFNSIAMVKRYSTKERIQPILPISLTSQPIRSILKKKIKCRTKHHALLHINSPSKNEII, from the exons ATGAGCGATGATCAACAAGTGTCTCAGCACAAGTTCAAACTTGGCAGAATTATAGCGTCTCCAG ataaagaaacaagacaaaagggcatagccactttgaaatcttgGTTAAAAAAGTATACCAAGCCTACTGAACTAGACTATCTCAAAGTATGGAAGGCTCTATTTTACT GTGTTTGGGTGACTGATAACTCTATCGTCCATTATGAATTGGTTCAAAAACTGGCAAAACTAGTCCATGATTTACCTGATAACAgctgcttttttttatttgttatttctttttacAAAACAATTAATAGAGAATGGCAAGGGATTGATAAATATAG AATTGAGAAGTATTTATGGCTTATGCGGTTTTTTTTCTACGAATGCCTTTGCTTTTTGCAAAAACAAGATTGGAATGAAGAGTTGATAGACACTTATAATGTGATCCTTTTAGAAAATGTGTTTATAACTAAAGAGCATGATGTCTACTTGGGTATTAAAATGCACCTTGTTGATGTTTTTTTTGaagaaattaaaaagatatttggcgACGAATTTTGGACAGCTTCTACCTCTATTCTCCTTACTATTTTCTATCCATTCTTTTGCATATTGTCTAGTTCAAATGATACCGCGCTCAAAGATCATGttgaacaaaacatttttgatgagcttttgatatttttctttaatttgaagATCAAGCTTGCCTCAGCCGAAGATAAAACCCCAGACTTAGAATCAATTCGTAAATCAATGTCAGACCTGGCAAAATTGATTTATGTCTTCAACAATTTTTTGTTTTCTCTTGCCTCATCCAAAAAAACATCTAATGTCTGTCGTAAACAACTTTATCAAATCCAtcaaaatataaaatcaaatatggAGAACTTGAACGAAAATGAAGAAGAGGTTGATGGCGATGGACATGGGCCTCAGAGTACCAATAATGATACTGACGAAAATAATGAAATTAGTGTAGATTCAATTGATACAGAAAATGATAGGCCCTGTAAAAAGGGGACATATGTCTCTGACAACATACAAGAGCAAACTTTTGCTTCCGTGTTTCTGCGTTCTAAAAAAGCTCCAGATACAGTTAGACAATCTATTAAATCTAATAATTTTAAAAGACGTAAACTTATTCGAGCTAGATGTAATAGCTTATGCACTAAATTAGTATCAACAAACATACCACCACCGAGCGTTTGCTGTAATCAGCAGATTAATCAATTAACAAGTACTATGGTCAATTGCGGTTTTTCTGATGACAAAACTCAGTTAGAACCACTTACTGCATCTAATACCCTTTCATACGTTGATATGTCAACAAAAAATGAACAGTCTACAGGTGACTCACTGACGGATTTGCCGTCAAGTATCTACTCAAATTCTATCTTGGATAGGCCGCCAGCAAAAAGGGTTAAAATAAAGAAAGTTTGTTTTAACTCTATAGCTATGGTCAAAAGATATTCAACCAAAGAGAGAATTCAACCTATCTTGCCAATATCATTAACTTCGCAGCCTATTAgaagcattttaaaaaaaaaaattaagtgtaggACCAAACACCACGCTCTACTACATATCAATTCTCCATCTAAAAATGAAATTATATAA
- the LOC126304675 gene encoding ribosomal RNA large subunit methyltransferase E-like, giving the protein MLTSYFPLSLSCGILGIPKKLSTLPQKSLYFTLGHSLHFFRFFFNQKRLLALKPFPKNKRIYNDQRGVVTQAQASHIRGSSSSIRWLKRQQSDPYTRMAREQGFAARSAFKLDQILNSYHVTRAQLIIDLGASPGGWTQVLHRRFPCAHIISVDKAPMTPIPNTTQLILDFTNTNTPRIIGNILRDRKIDLLVSDMAPSFCGHKQTDHIRLLALAELAFEFGKLTLKHGANAIFKINRGGTESQFKLLLQQYFERVCYAKPDASYKDSSELFVVALGFIGRNRDDE; this is encoded by the exons ATGTTAACCTCCTATTTCCCTTTATCACTATCGTGTGGCATACTTGGAATTCCTAAAAAGCTAAGCACACTACCTCAAAAATCGCTGTATTTTACACTAGGCCATTCACttcatttttttaggtttttttttaatcaaaaacgCCTGCTTGCCCTTAAGCCTTTTCCTAAAAA CAAACGTATTTACAATGATCAACGAGGTGTAGTAACTCAAGCACAAGCTAGTCATATTAGAGGATCTTCTTCTTCGATAAGATGGCTCAAGCGTCAACAGTCTGATCCATATACGCGGATGGCTCGTGAACAAGGTTTTGCTGCTCGGTCTGCCTTTAAGTTGGACCAGATTTTAAATTCTTATCATGTTACTCGGGCTCAGTTGATAATTGATCTCGGTGCCTCTCCTGGTGGGTGGACTCAAGTTTTGCATCGAAGATTCCCTTGCGCACATATTATTAGCGTAGACAAAGCACCTATGACACCGATTCCTAATACAACACAACTTATCTTAGATTTCACGAACACCAATACACCTCGTATTATAGGGAACATTCTTCGAGACAGAAAAATTGATCTTTTGGTATCTGACATGGCACCCTCTTTCTGTGGGCATAAACAGACAGATCATATACGGTTACTTGCATTGGCTGAACTCGCCTTCGAATTTGGCAAACTTACTCTAAAACATGGGGCCAATGCTATCTTTAAGATAAACAGAGGTGGTACAGAAAGTCAGTTTAAATTGCTACTGCAGCAGTATTTTGAAAGGGTTTGTTACGCTAAACCCGATGCATCTTACAAAGATTCATCAGAGCTGTTCGTTGTAGCACTAGGATTTATTGGGCGAAATAGGGACGATGAATGA
- the LOC126304674 gene encoding serine/arginine repetitive matrix protein 1-like: MSGDEYFPSSSPSRGETKNASPKNTTLQMSSESESYLLSPKPAFSRSQSPSRSPSKSPSHESEPSIQIETDKDQGEKQEQNTLSAISSSPTSKGPAEKETNILLLCQLTPNVTEEHVKEICGLWGKVVSVRLARFSASNKSKGFATVEFETKADAQNAMGYIDKMSLDHMEVQCYYTTEIDPVLARPTGKKTNQKSDYRGKKSNKPKNHLSPSPRHKNIENVSPRRRSISPHHWSPNSRKRFSPSKSPSPSYKRSPVSSRRRMNERRYSPNTYRRDPNSYKKSFSPVPPSYSRKIINTHLAHSPGSRHRSPPSLRRNYSPNPRRKYSPNPRYRYSPSPRRDYSFSPRRSYPTSRHNYSPSPRRSYSSSPRRSYSPSPRHNYSPISRRDYSPSPRRNYSPDLHRNYSPSPRRRYSPSPRHNCPSSPHHQPSLSPNHKSLPGSYRRMTYNRYRRSRTPEMPMSPRRDSPDPPRRYLSPNSIRRRVSPPSRQEYIHRNGRWRHSPSPSMSPPRKKRISKNSESRSPSPHKRFKNSPIRRQRPPFRR; encoded by the exons ATGTCAGG CGATGAATATTTTCCATCGAGCAGTCCAAGCAG AGGAGAAACGAAGAATGCATCTCCTAAAAATACGACTCTACAAATGTCAAGTGAAAGTGAATCATATCTTTTGAGTCCAAAACCTGCATTTTCTCGGTCACAATCTCCCTCGAGATCTCCCTCTAAGTCACCATCCCACGAATCTGAACCAAGCATACAAATAGAAACAGACAAAGATCAAGGcgaaaaacaagaacaaaatactTTATCGGCTATATCATCATCTCCCACAAGCAAAGGCCCCGCAGAAAAAGAAACCAATATTTTGCTATTGTGCCaactgacaccaaatgtaacagaaGAACATGTGAAAGAGATATGCGGGCTATGGGGAAAAGTGGTGTCAGTTCGACTGGCAAGGTTTTCGGCCAGTAACAAATCAAAAGGATTTGCAACTGTGGAGTTTGAGACGAAAGCCGATGCACAAAATGCCATGGGATACATAGACAAAATGAGTTTAGATCACATGGAAGTTCAATGCTATTATACAACTGAGATAGACCCAGTGTTGGCCAGACCAACTGGAAAGAAAACCAATCAAAAAAGTGATTATAGAGGAAAAAAAAGCAACAAGCCAAAAAATCATCTGTCACCTAGTCCAAGacataaaaatatagaaaatgtaTCACCGAGAAGAAGGTCTATCAGCCCTCATCATTGGTCACCAAACTCTAGAAAGCGTTTTTCTCCCAGCAAATCTCCAAGCCCTTCATACAAACGATCTCCTGTCTCCAGTCGCCGGAGGATGAATGAAAGAAGGTATTCACCAAACACATACAGACGAGATCCAAATTCATATAAAAAATCTTTTAGTCCGGTCCcaccaagttattcaagaaaaataataAACACTCACCTGGCTCATTCGCCTGGTTCACGTCATCGATCTCCACCAAGTCTTCGACGCAATTACTCACCCAATCCAAGACGCAAGTATTCACCCAATCCACGATACAGATACTCTCCTAGTCCTCGCCGTGATTATTCGTTTAGCCCTCGTCGCAGTTATCCCACTTCGCGTCACAACTATTCACCTAGTCCACGTCGTAGCTATTCATCCAGTCCACGCCGTAGTTATTCGCCTAGCCCGCGTCACAATTATTCACCTATCTCACGTCGTGACTACTCGCCTAGTCCACGTCGTAATTATTCACCCGATCTGCATCGTAATTACTCACCTAGTCCACGCCGTAGGTACTCACCCAGCCCACGTCATAACTGTCCATCCAGTCCACATCATCAACCTTCACTTAGTCCGAATCATAAATCTCTACCTGGATCTTATCGGAGGATGACATATAACCGGTATAGAAGATCTAGAACCCCGGAAATGCCTATGAGTCCAAGAAGAGATTCACCAGATCCACCAAGGAGGTATCTATCACCAAATTCAATTCGTAGACGTGTTTCTCCACCATCAAGACAAGAATATATACACAGAAATGGGAGGTGGAGACACTCACCGAGTCCATCTATGTCACCTCCAAGAAAAAAACGTATTTCGAAAAACAGTGAATCTAGGTCCCCTTCTCCCCACAAACGATTCAAGAATAGTCCGATAAGAAGGCAAAGGCCACCATTTCGtagataa